A window of the Eretmochelys imbricata isolate rEreImb1 chromosome 7, rEreImb1.hap1, whole genome shotgun sequence genome harbors these coding sequences:
- the LRRN1 gene encoding leucine-rich repeat neuronal protein 1, which produces MARIRLVLIACLLVLELLMNSVTEPSIQNNECPQLCVCEIRPWFTPQSTYREATTVDCNDLRLTKIPSNLSSDTQVLLLQSNNIAKTTAELQQLFNLTELDFSQNNFTSIKDVGLSNLTQLTTLHLEENQITEMTDYCLQDLCNLQELYINHNQIRSISANAFSGLRNLLRLHLNSNKLKVIDSRWFDSTPNLEILMIGENPVIGILDMNFKPLSNLRSLVLAGMYLTDIPGNALVGLDSLESLSFYDNKLVKVPQLALEKVPNLKFLDLNKNPIHKIQEGDFKNMLRLKELGINNMGELVSVDRYALDNLPELTKLEATNNPKLSYIHRLAFRNVPALESLMLNNNALNAVYQKTVESLPNLREISIHSNPLRCDCVIHWINSNKTNIRFMEPLSMFCAMPPEYRGQQVKEVLIQDSSEQCLPMISHDTFPNHLNLDIGMTVFLDCRAMAEPEPEIYWVTPLGNKITVESLSDKYKLSSEGTLEISNIQIEDSGRYTCVAQNIEGADTRVATIRVNGTLLDGTQVLKIYVKQAESHSILVSWKVNSNVMTSNLKWSSATMKIDNPHITYTARVPVDVHEYNLTHLQPSTDYEVCLTVSNIHQQTQKSCVNVTTKNAAFALDISDQETSTALAAVMGSMFAVISLASISVYIAKRFKRKNYHHSLKKYMQKTSSIPLNELYPPLINLWEGDSEKDKDGSAETKPTQVDTSRSYYMW; this is translated from the coding sequence ATGGCTAGGATTAGATTGGTTTTAATAGCTTGCCTGTTGGTGCTAGAATTGCTAATGAATTCAGTAACTGAGCCTTCCATACAGAATAATGAATGTCCACAGCTTTGTGTATGTGAAATCAGGCCATGGTTTACACCACAGTCGACCTACAGAGAAGCTACAACAGTTGACTGCAATGACCTTCGTTTAACAAAAATCCCCAGCAATCTTTCCAGTGACACTCAAGTTCTTCTCTTACAAAGCAACAACATTGCAAAGACCACAGCTGAACTCCAACAGCTTTTCAATTTAACAGAGTTAGATTTTTCACAGAATAATTTTACTAGTATCAAAGATGTGGGGCTCTCAAATCTGACTCAGCTTACTACTTTACATCTGGAGGAAAACCAGATAACAGAGATGACTGACTACTGCTTGCAGGATCTTTGCAATCTTCAGGAACTATATATAAACCATAACCAGATTCGTAGCATCTCTGCAAATGCATTCTCTGGCCTGAGGAACCTTTTAAGACTTCATCTTAACTCTAACAAATTAAAGGTTATTGACAGTCGTTGGTTTGATTCTACTCCTAACTTGGAGATCCTTATGATTGGGGAAAATCCAGTGATTGGAATACTAGATATGAACTTCAAGCCACTCTCAAATTTAAGAAGTCTGGTTTTGGCAGGTATGTACCTCACTGATATTCCTGGAAATGCATTAGTAGGCTTGGATAGTCTTGAAAGTCTTTCCTTTTATGATAACAAATTGGTCAAGGTTCCTCAGCTTGCTCTTGAGAAAGTTCCAAATTTAAAATTCCTTGACCTCAACAAAAACCCAATTCACAAAATCCAAGAAGGTGACTTTAAAAATATGCTGCGGTTGAAAGAACTTGGGATCAATAATATGGGAGAACTAGTTTCTGTTGATAGGTATGCACTAGACAACCTACCTGAACTGACAAAGCTTGAAGCTACCAACAATCCAAAGTTGTCTTATATACATCGTTTAGCATTTCGTAATGTTCCTGCTCTGGAAAGCCTGATGCTGAACAACAATGCTTTGAATGCAGTCTACCAAAAGACAGTGGAATCCCTTCCAAATCTGCGTGAGATCAGTATTCACAGTAATCCACTCAGGTGTGACTGTGTCATTCACTGGATCAACTCAAACAAAACCAATATCCGTTTTATGGAGCCTCTATCAATGTTTTGTGCTATGCCACCAGAATACAGAGGACAACAGGTGAAAGAAGTGTTAATACAGGATTCAAGTGAACAATGTCTTCCAATGATTTCCCATGACACTTTTCCAAATCATTTGAATTTGGACATTGGCATGACAGTGTTTCTAGATTGTCGAGCCATGGCAGAACCCGAACCAGAAATCTATTGGGTAACTCCACTTGGAAATAAAATAACAGTTGAAAGTCTCTCAGACAAGTACAAGCTGAGTAGTGAAGGTACCCTGGAAATCTCGAATATTCAGATTGAAGACTCTGGAAGATATACATGTGTTGCTCAGAATATAGAAGGGGCTGACACAAGAGTAGCTACTATAAGAGTGAATGGAACTCTTTTGGATGGTACACAAGTGCTGAAAATATATGTCAAGCAAGCTGAATCTCACTCGATATTAGTTTCTTGGAAGGTTAATTCCAATGTCATGACCTCCAATTTAAAATGGTCATCAGCCACTATGAAGATTGATAACCCTCACATTACATACACTGCGAGGGTCCCAGTTGATGTACATGAATATAACCTCACTCATTTGCAGCCATCCACAGATTACGAGGTCTGTCTAACTGTATCAAATATCCATCAGCAAACTCAAAAGTCTTGTGTTAACGTTACAacaaaaaatgcagcttttgcCCTTGACATTTCCGACCAAGAAACCAGTACCGCCCTTGCAGCTGTAATGGGTTCAATGTTTGCTGTGATCAGCCTTGCCTCCATCTCTGTTTATATTGCTAAAAGGTTTAAGAGAAAAAACTACCACCATTCGTTGAAAAAGTATATGCAAAAGACCTCTTCAATCCCACTGAATGAGCTCTATCCGCCACTTATTAATCTCTGGGAAGGTGACAGTGAAAAAGACAAAGATGGTTCTGCAGAGACCAAGCCAACCCAAGTCGACACATCCAGAAGCTATTACATGTGGTAA